A window of Daphnia pulicaria isolate SC F1-1A chromosome 4, SC_F0-13Bv2, whole genome shotgun sequence genomic DNA:
GCTGTCACGCCGTCGAGTTGCGTAGCCTCCaggtatacatacatatacaaATGCGGATCTGTGAAGAATTGTATTTGTGTAGTCAGGTAGAAAGAAGACTGGTCACTAACCCTCTTTCTGACTGCGCATCAATCCAAAAATAGGAAACCGTTTTCGCCCTTGGCGGACGCAGTTTTCTTTCCCTAATGGCGGAGGCTGAAGTTGACCCGAAATTCCTCAACCAAAACCACACTTATTTTGTTCCGGTTGATCGTTCCTCACCTGCAGCCAGCGATGTAGCTAATGATgtggtaataatttttttttttgtaattcaatcCCGTAAATTGCGTTTCTAAACCATTGATTGTTCCGCAGAATACTCAGAACGAAGGGCTGACGACCGATGTTAAACAGGATGAGTCGGTCCGCTTGCGTCGCCAGGCCACCACCATCATGCGGATGGATGCCGAGCCCCGTGACATGACCGAAGTTCGCACAGTCGTCCGTGGTCACATGGTGCCCGGAATCTACCTCACTTCAAATTTCCGCGACGAACAGGTATTGAATTAATCAATtgtgataattttaaaaattcccattttttcatttgtaaacGTTTTACAGTTGCTGGAGACGGAAAATAGCGAGGCCAAGATCCGCATCAATATGTACAACGCTCCGGCTCGCATTTATACAGCCAACTGCGTCCGTTTGGTCTCGACAAACAATTACGCCCACCAGGGTGTTATTCACATGCTCGATGGAGTCATGAAACCCGCCACCAAGACCATCGCCCAGTTGCTGGAATCCGAGCCGCATTTTTCATCCTTCCGCAAacgtaatttcatttttacacaAAGACAATTGTGGTTAAATTGATaatcattttcatcatttatttaaaaacaaagtaCTCAGAGAACAAGATGTCACCATGTTCAGCCAATCCGGCCAGTTGACAGTGTTCGCTCCAACTGACGACGCCTTCGCCAAATTGAATCCGGAATTGAGAGGGCGTCTCCTGAAAGGCGAGGGCTGCGTGCACAGCGTAGTCGAACACCACGTGCTGCCCAATGTGATCTGCTCAACTGTCATCCAAGGGCGGGCCCGTTCGACTTCTCTCCTCGGCTCTTCCCTGCTGCTGGAACGTGACTTGGAGGGCAAACTCTACGTTAACGGCAAACAGGTGATTACACGCGACGTCGTGGCCTCTAACGGCGTTCTGCATGTCATCGATGGCGTCCTCATTCCGGAAAACGCTCGCAGCTTTAGTCAACTTCTCTCCTCCCACAATCTCACCGAGTTGGCCCGTTTAGTCGAAGCCGCAGGTACAATGTCAAGTTGGGGACTTTTTGTTATCAGCTCGGAGATAAATAACGGTCGATTTATATTCACACTTGGAAAAAAGGAATGGTCCCCATGTTGGATTCCCTCACCAACGCCACGCTGTTCGCTCCAAATAACTACGCCATCCGCTCCATTCCAGATGAGGTCAAACAGTCGTGGATGACCAATCCTGAGAAACTGAAACAAGTTCTTATGTACCATTTGGTTCAACCCGGAGTCCGTCAGGCCGGCCTAGCCAACAACCAAATGGTCGAGACTGGACTCAAGGGCCAGAGCGTCCGCATGAACTTTTATCAGTCGGTATGGCTTTTCTCGGAGAATTATCA
This region includes:
- the LOC124335726 gene encoding transforming growth factor-beta-induced protein ig-h3-like; translation: MSSCNDEGLSYSCETKIRSNGIRKIYKTRYNCCYGTVREAGEFGCHAVELRSLQETVFALGGRSFLSLMAEAEVDPKFLNQNHTYFVPVDRSSPAASDVANDVNTQNEGLTTDVKQDESVRLRRQATTIMRMDAEPRDMTEVRTVVRGHMVPGIYLTSNFRDEQLLETENSEAKIRINMYNAPARIYTANCVRLVSTNNYAHQGVIHMLDGVMKPATKTIAQLLESEPHFSSFRKLLREQDVTMFSQSGQLTVFAPTDDAFAKLNPELRGRLLKGEGCVHSVVEHHVLPNVICSTVIQGRARSTSLLGSSLLLERDLEGKLYVNGKQVITRDVVASNGVLHVIDGVLIPENARSFSQLLSSHNLTELARLVEAAGMVPMLDSLTNATLFAPNNYAIRSIPDEVKQSWMTNPEKLKQVLMYHLVQPGVRQAGLANNQMVETGLKGQSVRMNFYQSMPFFNAAPLRASVQCGSVLRWEQDACNGNVHIIDRVMIPPENSITQWLANNRSFSIMTTLLKDTKLNEILSAEGTYTVLAPPDVAFYQMPEEVLSEITKDPRKAATILKQHILPEHVCCSGFRGDWFTSNRRRTIDGSWISLQRHLDGSLTAGDSHILSCDQLALNGVIHVVDQVIMPKANALPFLSGTRRLGLPGMELILNHGKQKRI